The following proteins come from a genomic window of Pseudomonas syringae:
- a CDS encoding MotA/TolQ/ExbB proton channel family protein, with product MIVPAVLWALIVFSVLSWALLLIKSAQYVRQKSQNKQFTKAFWSAPDLLTAAEHSAQYPGALARIANSGFEAMAVDDAPRTTQQLAHTINRSDRLERNLRQQIQKERRALESGQAILASIGSTAPFIGLFGTVWGIMEALQSIGVTGSASLEAVAGPIGHALVATGVGIAVAVPAVLIYNFFLRRLKLAVADMDDFAHDFDALAQRSAFAVTRQPIASKNGHAVREAS from the coding sequence ATGATCGTCCCGGCCGTGCTCTGGGCCTTGATTGTGTTTTCCGTATTGAGTTGGGCCCTGTTGCTGATCAAGTCGGCGCAGTACGTCCGCCAGAAGTCCCAGAACAAACAGTTCACCAAGGCGTTCTGGAGTGCGCCGGACCTGCTCACCGCGGCCGAACACTCGGCGCAATACCCCGGCGCCCTGGCGCGTATTGCCAACAGCGGTTTCGAGGCGATGGCGGTCGATGACGCGCCGCGCACCACCCAGCAACTGGCCCACACCATCAACCGCTCGGACCGTCTGGAACGCAACCTGCGCCAGCAGATACAAAAAGAACGTCGCGCGCTGGAAAGTGGCCAGGCGATTCTCGCCAGTATCGGCAGCACCGCGCCCTTCATCGGTCTGTTCGGTACGGTCTGGGGGATCATGGAAGCGCTGCAAAGCATCGGCGTGACCGGCTCGGCCAGCCTTGAAGCGGTCGCCGGCCCAATCGGTCACGCACTGGTCGCCACCGGCGTGGGTATCGCCGTCGCAGTGCCGGCAGTGCTGATCTACAACTTCTTCCTGCGCCGCCTCAAGCTCGCCGTGGCCGACATGGATGACTTCGCCCACGACTTCGACGCCCTCGCCCAGCGCAGCGCCTTTGCCGTCACGCGTCAGCCCATCGCCAGCAAGAACGGCCATGCCGTTCGGGAGGCCAGCTAA
- a CDS encoding cysteine desulfurase family protein yields MTTSALYLDYAATTPVDEQVIEAMVACMGREGHFGNPASSGHGYGQVARQAVEQARRQVADAVGAPVDTIVWTSGATESNNLAIKGIAHDASAQRRHIITSVLEHKAVLDTVSTLERQGFPVTWLKPDAQGLIQPQAVQAALREDTLLVSLMLVNNELGTLTDIARIGERVREHGALFHVDAAQAVGKVNVDLASLAVDLMSFSAHKAYGPKGIGALYVGPRAHSLLQAQIHGGGHEGGFRSGTLATHQIVGMGTAFALAIGKADAENRRIEELSSHLREGLLALPDVHLNGCPEQRIPHTLNLCITRSGFSSSQVSHSLALSSTSACNSASNAPSHVLLALGLEPAKALASVRVSLGRYTTQADVERAIEVFSKALSAPAAFW; encoded by the coding sequence ATGACCACCTCTGCGCTCTATTTGGATTACGCCGCTACCACGCCTGTCGACGAACAGGTGATCGAAGCCATGGTTGCCTGCATGGGCCGCGAAGGTCATTTCGGTAATCCGGCGTCCAGCGGGCATGGTTACGGGCAGGTCGCGCGTCAGGCTGTCGAACAGGCGCGGCGTCAGGTGGCTGATGCGGTAGGCGCACCGGTCGATACCATTGTCTGGACCTCCGGCGCGACCGAGTCCAATAACCTGGCGATCAAAGGCATTGCTCATGATGCCAGCGCGCAGCGCCGGCACATTATTACCAGCGTGCTGGAACACAAGGCGGTGCTCGATACCGTCAGCACACTGGAGCGCCAGGGCTTTCCTGTCACCTGGTTGAAGCCCGACGCGCAAGGGCTGATCCAGCCGCAGGCCGTTCAGGCGGCTTTGCGTGAAGACACGCTGCTGGTGTCGTTGATGCTGGTGAACAACGAGCTGGGCACGCTGACCGATATTGCCCGCATTGGCGAACGGGTGCGTGAACACGGGGCGTTGTTTCATGTGGACGCTGCGCAGGCGGTCGGCAAGGTGAACGTCGATCTGGCCAGCCTGGCCGTGGATCTGATGTCGTTCTCGGCACACAAGGCTTATGGCCCAAAGGGCATCGGCGCGCTGTATGTCGGCCCCCGTGCGCATTCGCTGTTGCAGGCGCAGATCCATGGCGGCGGGCACGAAGGCGGCTTTCGTTCGGGAACGCTGGCAACGCATCAGATCGTCGGCATGGGCACGGCCTTTGCGCTGGCGATCGGCAAGGCCGACGCTGAAAACCGTCGTATCGAGGAACTGAGCAGTCATTTGCGCGAAGGCCTGCTGGCCCTGCCGGACGTACACCTCAATGGCTGTCCTGAGCAGCGCATCCCGCACACTCTGAATCTGTGCATCACCCGCAGCGGTTTCAGCAGTTCGCAGGTGTCGCACAGCCTGGCGCTGTCCTCGACGTCCGCGTGCAACTCGGCGAGTAATGCGCCTTCACATGTGCTGCTGGCTCTCGGGCTGGAGCCTGCGAAAGCGCTCGCCAGCGTGCGGGTCAGCCTGGGCCGCTACACCACGCAGGCCGATGTCGAGCGCGCCATTGAGGTGTTCAGCAAAGCACTCAGCGCGCCTGCCGCGTTCTGGTAA
- a CDS encoding TonB-dependent receptor, whose translation MLMNLPGCTLKPLALAVRRHPRALLCALAMGMSGAQAADAVDADTSGSAVSSSAAVVPATTQLQRVEVTGSAIRRVDAETAVPITILRADDLKKQGVTTTQEMVQRITGSQSIQNSAGSIGASTGGASFADMRGIGANKTLVLLNGRRLANNAISGVGTPNGSAIDLNMIPFAAIDRVEVLRDGASALYGTDAIGGVINFITKKSLTDGTLTLGGDTPTASGGGASKDMSGSWGFGDLEQDRFNVMGVFNYNKQQNLDANDRSFANDYQPGRGLNQTSGTAYPANYYQGDNSGNPLGRNCNGPNLIASNGICRFSTREYIDLIPQTEKTSFFGKATGKLADDHNVSLEYFWARNNNQTGIGPAPLTGLSLDASSPFYPGNGITPAPTDFTLDPTQPVSTAWRETAAGARGSSDQNTSQRFLLNFDGLVGGWDYNVGASYNQNKVLSSVDSGFVSDSAMRQGLANGVLNPFGPQTAAGQALIDANEYHGQYSSAVGRVAGLDARISREVGDWFGAGPAGLALGGEYRKEKMHQDFDPFVNDISSLGLDAAGSVEGDRSVKAEYAELNVPVLDSLELTAAVRHDKYSDFGSTTNPKYSFRYQPFKQLVVRGAYSEGFRAPSLYELYAPRNLSYTQGYYNDPVLCAGGTVQPGGNAGRDCQQQFLNNSGGNTELAPEKARNMTLGFVYQPVSNLSMGLDFWWIHISNQIQSFPESTVFDDPNTYADRYVRAADGSIANIVTGNANLGVVKTSGIDVSLDYRFPNTPYGQFGLGMTGTYVTRYDFQNIIDGPYTDKVGDFQGDGVISRWKHVLTGTWSLGDTRASLTNRFTSGYNDYDRTTNARVASYALWDMSVGHTFEKVLDIDAGVRNLFDRTPPFSNQAYNFQSGYDPRYADPLGRTLFARATYHF comes from the coding sequence ATGCTGATGAATCTTCCCGGTTGCACCCTCAAACCACTGGCCCTCGCGGTCCGGCGTCATCCACGTGCCCTGCTCTGTGCATTGGCCATGGGCATGAGCGGTGCTCAGGCGGCAGACGCCGTCGATGCGGACACCAGCGGCTCGGCCGTGTCCTCCAGTGCAGCGGTTGTGCCTGCCACGACTCAATTGCAACGCGTCGAAGTGACCGGTTCGGCGATCCGCCGGGTCGATGCCGAAACCGCAGTACCGATTACCATCCTGCGCGCCGACGACCTGAAGAAACAGGGCGTGACCACCACTCAGGAGATGGTCCAGCGCATCACCGGCAGCCAGTCGATCCAGAACAGCGCAGGCTCGATCGGCGCCAGCACCGGCGGCGCGTCCTTCGCCGACATGCGCGGCATCGGCGCGAACAAGACGCTGGTGCTGCTCAACGGCCGCCGTCTGGCCAACAATGCGATCTCGGGTGTGGGCACGCCCAACGGCAGCGCCATCGACCTGAACATGATTCCGTTCGCCGCCATCGACCGTGTCGAAGTACTGCGTGACGGCGCCTCGGCGCTGTACGGCACCGACGCCATCGGCGGCGTGATCAACTTCATCACCAAGAAATCCCTGACCGACGGCACCCTGACCCTGGGCGGCGACACGCCTACCGCCAGCGGTGGCGGTGCCAGCAAGGACATGAGCGGCAGCTGGGGCTTCGGTGATCTGGAGCAGGACCGCTTCAACGTCATGGGCGTATTCAACTACAACAAGCAGCAGAATCTGGATGCCAACGACCGTTCGTTTGCCAACGACTACCAGCCCGGTCGCGGGCTCAACCAGACCTCCGGCACGGCCTACCCGGCCAACTATTATCAGGGCGATAACTCGGGCAACCCGCTGGGCAGAAACTGCAACGGGCCTAACCTGATCGCCAGCAATGGCATCTGCCGCTTCAGCACCCGCGAATACATCGACCTGATCCCGCAGACCGAGAAAACCTCGTTCTTCGGCAAGGCCACCGGCAAGCTGGCCGACGATCACAACGTCAGCCTCGAATACTTCTGGGCGCGCAACAACAACCAGACCGGCATTGGCCCTGCGCCCCTCACCGGTTTGTCGCTGGACGCGTCGTCGCCGTTCTACCCCGGCAACGGCATTACCCCGGCACCCACCGATTTCACCCTTGACCCGACGCAACCGGTCAGCACCGCCTGGCGGGAAACCGCAGCGGGCGCACGTGGGTCAAGCGACCAGAACACCAGCCAGCGTTTCCTGCTGAATTTCGACGGTCTGGTAGGCGGCTGGGACTACAACGTCGGCGCGTCATACAACCAGAACAAGGTCCTTTCCTCGGTCGACAGCGGTTTTGTCAGCGACTCGGCAATGCGTCAGGGTCTGGCTAACGGCGTACTCAATCCGTTCGGGCCGCAAACTGCCGCAGGGCAGGCGTTGATCGATGCCAACGAGTACCACGGCCAGTATTCCAGCGCCGTAGGCCGGGTAGCCGGCCTGGATGCGCGTATCAGCCGGGAAGTCGGCGACTGGTTTGGTGCAGGCCCTGCCGGGCTGGCGCTGGGCGGCGAATACCGCAAGGAAAAGATGCACCAGGACTTCGACCCCTTCGTCAACGACATCAGCAGCCTGGGTCTGGACGCAGCCGGCAGCGTAGAAGGCGACCGCAGTGTCAAAGCCGAATACGCCGAACTTAACGTACCCGTACTGGACAGCCTTGAGCTGACCGCAGCTGTTCGTCATGACAAATACAGCGACTTCGGCAGCACCACCAACCCCAAGTACTCGTTCCGCTATCAGCCGTTCAAGCAACTGGTGGTTCGTGGTGCCTACAGCGAAGGCTTCCGTGCGCCGTCGCTCTATGAGCTGTATGCGCCGCGAAACCTGAGCTACACCCAAGGCTATTACAACGACCCGGTACTGTGTGCGGGTGGCACCGTGCAACCAGGCGGTAACGCCGGTCGCGACTGCCAGCAGCAGTTCCTCAACAACAGCGGTGGCAACACGGAGCTGGCCCCGGAAAAAGCCCGCAACATGACCCTGGGCTTCGTCTATCAGCCAGTCAGCAACCTGTCGATGGGGCTGGATTTCTGGTGGATTCACATCTCCAACCAGATTCAGTCGTTCCCCGAGTCGACCGTGTTCGATGACCCGAACACCTACGCCGACCGCTACGTTCGCGCCGCCGATGGCTCGATTGCCAACATCGTGACCGGCAACGCCAACCTGGGTGTCGTCAAAACCAGCGGTATCGATGTGTCCCTCGACTATCGCTTTCCGAACACGCCTTACGGCCAGTTCGGTCTGGGCATGACTGGCACTTACGTCACCCGTTATGACTTCCAGAACATCATCGACGGCCCGTATACCGACAAAGTGGGCGACTTCCAGGGCGACGGCGTGATCTCGCGCTGGAAGCACGTGCTGACCGGCACCTGGTCGCTGGGCGACACCCGCGCGTCCCTCACCAACCGCTTCACCAGCGGTTACAACGACTATGACCGCACCACCAACGCTCGGGTCGCGTCGTATGCGCTGTGGGACATGTCGGTCGGCCACACCTTTGAAAAGGTGCTGGATATCGACGCCGGTGTACGCAACCTGTTCGACCGCACCCCGCCGTTCTCCAACCAGGCCTACAACTTCCAGTCCGGCTACGACCCTCGTTACGCCGACCCGCTGGGCCGCACCCTGTTCGCACGCGCGACTTACCACTTCTGA
- a CDS encoding energy transducer TonB, which produces MNDAVIMKAVPGPSPDEMSTAWQGIPFKANTSRPGGVNKPQVMVLIAASVLIHGVIWWYMQTAQPELPEVAPQVPEMTIELTSPTPPAPEPPPPEPPPPPPPPPPPPEPEQPVEDPDAVEPPPKPVEKPKVEKPKPVKKVEPVKKPTPPAPTPAAAPSPPAPPTPAPAPPAPAAPPAPAKESAAVSGLASLGNPPPEYPGLALRRSWEGRVVLRIKVLPNGRAGSVEVTKSSGKPALDDAAVEAVRNWKFIPAKRGDTPIEGFATQTIDFKLPE; this is translated from the coding sequence ATGAATGATGCGGTAATAATGAAAGCGGTCCCCGGTCCATCGCCCGATGAAATGTCGACGGCGTGGCAGGGCATCCCTTTCAAAGCCAATACGTCACGCCCGGGCGGCGTTAACAAGCCGCAAGTCATGGTGTTGATTGCTGCGTCGGTACTTATCCACGGTGTTATCTGGTGGTACATGCAAACTGCGCAGCCCGAGCTGCCGGAAGTTGCACCACAAGTTCCAGAAATGACCATTGAACTGACCAGCCCGACGCCGCCTGCGCCAGAACCACCGCCGCCCGAGCCACCACCTCCGCCACCTCCCCCGCCGCCACCACCCGAGCCGGAACAGCCGGTCGAGGACCCGGACGCGGTGGAGCCGCCACCCAAGCCGGTGGAGAAGCCGAAGGTCGAGAAGCCCAAGCCGGTCAAGAAAGTCGAACCGGTGAAAAAGCCAACGCCGCCTGCGCCAACGCCTGCCGCCGCGCCGAGCCCGCCTGCGCCGCCAACACCTGCGCCTGCACCTCCGGCACCTGCCGCGCCACCGGCTCCGGCCAAGGAAAGCGCTGCGGTATCCGGGCTCGCCAGCCTGGGTAACCCGCCACCGGAATATCCGGGGCTGGCGCTGCGTCGCAGTTGGGAAGGCCGCGTGGTGCTGCGCATCAAGGTGCTGCCCAACGGCCGCGCAGGGTCGGTCGAGGTGACCAAATCCAGCGGCAAACCGGCACTGGACGATGCGGCCGTAGAGGCCGTGCGCAACTGGAAGTTTATCCCGGCCAAGCGTGGCGATACGCCGATTGAAGGCTTCGCGACGCAGACCATCGACTTCAAGCTGCCGGAATGA
- a CDS encoding extracellular solute-binding protein, whose protein sequence is MLRHTRFLRRLILGVALCSGWQVAQAAPTHALTVYGEAPKYPAGFQHFDYVNPNAPKGGSLTRSAEEIGQFNYLNPYVDQGINVREVDSWVYSPLAYRSLDEPYTVYGLIAEKMEMDPDGLWIRFFLNPKARFEDGTPVTAEDVRYTFELMTTKASFSYRPMFADVKAVTIEAPLQIRFDFKNNLNRMLALDIASLHILPQHWWKTRDFANGGGFEPPLGNGPYRVAKVDAGRSVTFERVKDWWGKDLPVSRGLYNFDTLAVNYYGDTEIARQLLQAGTFDYNREYSSSGFVVGYSGPAIDDGRLQKRIAAQQRPVAAQGFVFNLDKPVFKDRRVRKALSLLWDFDWINRRVMRNFYVREQSYFPKSDMAATELPTPAELKILEPLRGQVPDEVFTQVYQPPRTDGSGYIRDKQLQALKLLAEAGWHPKDNKLVNAAGEPMVFSFLDGQGGFDRLILPFKRTLAQIGITLDFLRIDSAQYINRLNARDYDMIVVNLPKNGNPVISPGRELYNLFGSQSATEVGSSNAIVLRNPAVDTLIDGLVNANTRNEMVTYARALDRVLQWGYYMIPNYYSKGIPLVYANRFGMPDVAPIYDVGLESWWQISPTPLTNAQAAALTGKTTAAKEH, encoded by the coding sequence ATGTTGCGTCATACCCGTTTTTTGCGGCGCCTGATTCTGGGTGTAGCGCTGTGCAGTGGCTGGCAAGTCGCGCAGGCCGCGCCGACTCACGCCTTGACTGTCTATGGCGAGGCACCGAAATACCCGGCTGGCTTCCAGCACTTCGACTACGTCAACCCGAACGCCCCCAAAGGCGGTTCGCTGACGCGCTCGGCGGAAGAGATCGGCCAGTTCAACTACCTCAACCCTTACGTCGATCAGGGCATCAATGTGCGCGAGGTCGATAGCTGGGTGTACTCACCCTTGGCCTATCGCTCGCTGGACGAGCCGTACACTGTTTATGGATTGATCGCGGAAAAAATGGAGATGGACCCTGACGGTCTGTGGATTCGTTTTTTCCTCAACCCCAAGGCGCGTTTCGAGGACGGCACGCCCGTCACTGCAGAAGACGTGCGCTACACCTTCGAGCTGATGACCACCAAGGCCAGCTTCAGCTATCGCCCCATGTTCGCCGACGTCAAAGCGGTGACCATCGAGGCGCCGCTACAGATTCGCTTCGACTTCAAGAACAACCTCAACCGCATGCTGGCGCTGGACATTGCCAGCCTGCACATCCTGCCGCAGCACTGGTGGAAGACCCGCGACTTCGCCAACGGCGGCGGTTTCGAGCCGCCGCTGGGCAACGGACCGTACCGGGTCGCCAAGGTCGACGCCGGGCGCAGCGTGACCTTCGAACGGGTCAAGGACTGGTGGGGCAAAGACCTGCCGGTCAGCCGTGGTCTGTACAACTTCGACACCCTGGCCGTGAACTACTACGGCGACACGGAAATTGCTCGCCAGCTGCTCCAGGCCGGGACGTTCGATTACAACCGCGAGTATTCCTCGTCCGGCTTCGTGGTCGGCTATAGCGGCCCGGCGATTGACGACGGGCGCCTGCAAAAACGCATCGCCGCTCAGCAACGTCCGGTCGCCGCGCAGGGCTTCGTGTTCAATCTGGACAAGCCGGTCTTCAAGGACCGCCGCGTGCGTAAGGCGCTGTCGCTGCTGTGGGATTTCGACTGGATCAATCGGCGGGTCATGCGCAATTTCTACGTGCGCGAACAGAGTTACTTCCCGAAAAGCGACATGGCCGCCACCGAACTGCCGACGCCCGCCGAACTGAAGATTCTTGAGCCATTGCGCGGTCAGGTGCCGGACGAGGTGTTCACGCAGGTCTATCAGCCGCCCAGGACCGACGGCAGCGGTTACATCCGTGACAAACAACTACAGGCCCTCAAACTGCTGGCCGAAGCCGGCTGGCACCCGAAAGACAACAAGCTGGTCAATGCTGCGGGCGAGCCGATGGTGTTCAGTTTTCTCGACGGCCAAGGTGGTTTCGACCGTCTGATTCTGCCGTTCAAACGTACCCTGGCACAGATCGGCATTACCCTGGACTTCCTGCGTATCGATTCGGCGCAATACATCAACCGGCTCAACGCCCGTGACTACGACATGATCGTGGTCAACCTGCCAAAGAACGGCAATCCCGTCATTTCCCCAGGCCGTGAACTGTACAACCTGTTCGGCTCGCAAAGCGCCACCGAAGTGGGCAGCTCAAACGCCATAGTGCTGCGCAACCCGGCGGTGGACACGCTGATCGACGGGCTGGTGAACGCCAACACGCGCAACGAAATGGTGACCTACGCCCGTGCGCTGGATCGGGTCCTGCAATGGGGCTACTACATGATTCCCAACTACTACTCCAAAGGCATACCGCTGGTGTACGCCAACCGCTTCGGCATGCCCGACGTCGCGCCGATCTACGACGTGGGCCTGGAAAGCTGGTGGCAGATCAGCCCGACGCCGCTGACCAACGCGCAGGCCGCTGCGCTCACCGGCAAGACCACCGCTGCGAAGGAGCATTGA
- a CDS encoding microcin C ABC transporter permease YejB: protein MLAYVIRRLLLIIPTLLAILIVNFLIVQAAPGGPVEQAIARIQGFSPNGVGGGGGEVAASGTASRSTRGLDPALIEQIKQHYGFDKPMHERLWLMLKNYAQLDFGTSFFRGAPVTELIAQKLPVSLSLGLWATLITYLISIPLGIRKAVRHGSAFDVWSSTLVIIGYATPAFLFAILLIVVFAGGSYLSWFPAQGLFSENFDSLSAWGKVKDYLWHLVLPVSSLVIGGFATLTILTKNSFLNEISRQYVVTARAKGLTEHRVLYGHVFRNAMLLVIAGIPQALIEVFFAGSLLIETIFGLDGLGRMSYEAAVSRDYPIVFGTLFLFTLFGLLIKLIGDLCYTLVDPRIDFSARSA, encoded by the coding sequence ATGCTGGCTTACGTGATTCGACGCCTGCTGCTGATCATCCCCACGCTGCTGGCGATTCTGATTGTGAACTTCCTGATCGTGCAGGCCGCGCCCGGCGGGCCGGTCGAACAGGCCATCGCCCGCATTCAGGGTTTCAGCCCCAACGGTGTGGGTGGCGGCGGCGGTGAAGTGGCTGCCTCCGGCACCGCCAGCCGCAGCACACGCGGGCTGGACCCGGCGCTGATCGAGCAGATCAAACAACACTACGGTTTCGACAAGCCGATGCACGAACGGCTCTGGCTGATGCTCAAGAACTACGCACAACTGGACTTCGGCACCAGCTTCTTTCGTGGCGCGCCGGTCACCGAACTGATTGCGCAAAAGCTGCCGGTGTCGCTGTCACTCGGGCTCTGGGCGACCTTGATCACTTACCTGATTTCCATCCCGCTGGGCATTCGCAAGGCGGTGCGGCATGGCAGCGCGTTCGATGTGTGGAGCAGCACACTGGTGATCATCGGCTATGCAACACCCGCGTTTCTGTTTGCCATTCTGCTGATCGTGGTGTTCGCCGGGGGCAGCTACCTGAGCTGGTTTCCGGCGCAGGGGCTGTTCTCGGAAAACTTCGACAGCCTGAGCGCCTGGGGCAAAGTGAAAGACTACCTGTGGCACCTGGTGCTGCCGGTCAGTTCGCTGGTGATCGGCGGGTTCGCCACGCTGACCATCCTCACCAAGAACAGCTTCCTCAACGAGATCAGCCGCCAGTACGTGGTCACGGCCCGGGCCAAGGGCCTGACCGAGCATCGTGTGCTGTACGGCCATGTGTTTCGCAACGCAATGTTGCTGGTGATCGCCGGCATTCCGCAGGCGCTGATCGAGGTGTTCTTCGCCGGCTCGCTGCTGATCGAAACCATCTTCGGCCTCGACGGCCTGGGGCGCATGAGTTACGAAGCGGCCGTCTCGCGTGACTACCCCATCGTGTTCGGCACGCTGTTTCTGTTCACGCTGTTCGGCCTGCTGATCAAACTGATTGGTGACCTGTGTTACACGCTGGTCGACCCGCGCATCGATTTTTCCGCGAGGAGCGCCTGA
- a CDS encoding HAD family hydrolase → MRPQTSFIFDLDGTLTDSVYQNVAAWKEALDAEGIPLAMWRIHRKIGMSGGLMLKSLSRETGLSITDEQAERLSEKHAQAYERLQGQIIALPGAVELLETLDKENLKWCIATSGGIDTATINLKALKLDINKINIVTRDDVSYGKPDPDLFLAAAQKIGAPIDECLVIGDAIWDMLAARRCKATGVGLLSGGYDIGELERTGALRVYEDPLDLLNHLDEIASRP, encoded by the coding sequence ATGAGACCTCAAACCTCGTTCATTTTCGACCTGGACGGCACGCTGACCGACAGCGTTTACCAGAACGTTGCTGCCTGGAAAGAAGCACTGGATGCAGAAGGTATCCCGCTTGCGATGTGGCGTATTCATCGCAAGATCGGCATGAGCGGCGGGCTGATGTTGAAATCGTTGTCGCGTGAAACCGGCTTGAGCATCACCGATGAGCAAGCCGAGCGGCTTAGCGAAAAACATGCACAGGCTTACGAGCGGCTACAGGGGCAGATCATTGCGCTGCCGGGCGCGGTCGAGTTGCTGGAGACGCTCGACAAGGAAAACCTGAAGTGGTGCATCGCCACCAGCGGCGGTATCGATACGGCCACGATCAACCTGAAAGCGCTGAAACTGGATATCAACAAGATCAACATTGTGACGCGCGATGACGTGAGCTACGGCAAGCCGGACCCTGACCTGTTCCTGGCGGCTGCGCAGAAGATAGGCGCCCCGATTGATGAGTGCCTGGTGATCGGCGATGCGATCTGGGACATGCTGGCGGCAAGGCGCTGCAAGGCAACCGGCGTCGGCCTGCTCTCGGGTGGCTATGACATTGGCGAGCTTGAGCGGACGGGTGCTTTGAGGGTGTATGAAGACCCGCTGGATTTGCTGAATCACCTGGACGAGATTGCTTCTCGCCCTTGA
- a CDS encoding ExbD/TolR family protein encodes MSFSTQDSDEVLSEMNVTPLVDVMLVLLVVFIVTTPLMTNAIKVNLPKTDAVAPAEKKNPVVVSVDQDGKFYLAKSEIAPELLEKSLQDEKAKDPEIRVQLQADTAVNYGQVAKAMASIERSGITKISVMTAK; translated from the coding sequence ATGTCGTTCTCCACTCAAGACAGCGATGAAGTACTCAGCGAAATGAACGTCACGCCGCTGGTCGACGTAATGCTCGTGCTGCTGGTGGTGTTCATCGTCACCACGCCGCTGATGACCAACGCCATCAAGGTCAATCTGCCCAAGACCGATGCGGTCGCGCCTGCCGAGAAGAAGAACCCGGTGGTGGTCAGCGTGGATCAGGACGGCAAGTTCTACCTCGCCAAATCGGAAATCGCCCCGGAACTGCTGGAGAAAAGCCTGCAGGACGAAAAGGCCAAGGACCCGGAAATCCGCGTTCAGCTACAGGCCGACACCGCCGTGAACTACGGCCAGGTGGCCAAGGCCATGGCCTCCATCGAACGCTCCGGCATTACGAAGATATCCGTCATGACAGCGAAATGA
- a CDS encoding Lrp/AsnC family transcriptional regulator, translating into MDKFDRAILDILQTDCTRSVADIAERIGLGSTACWRRIQKLEEAGIIDRRVALLNPQRLNVSVSVFAAIRTNQHNAAWLEQFHAAVGDLPEVVECYRMAGDTDYMLRIVVADIAGYDAVYKQLISIPGISDVSSSFAMEQIKFTTGLPLQYASFGG; encoded by the coding sequence ATGGACAAGTTCGACCGGGCAATCCTCGACATCCTGCAAACCGACTGCACGCGCTCGGTCGCCGACATCGCCGAACGCATCGGGCTGGGCAGCACCGCCTGCTGGCGACGAATCCAGAAACTGGAAGAAGCCGGCATCATCGATCGTCGCGTCGCGCTGCTCAATCCACAGCGCCTGAACGTATCAGTCAGCGTCTTCGCCGCCATCCGTACCAATCAGCACAACGCCGCCTGGCTGGAACAGTTCCACGCCGCTGTCGGCGACCTGCCCGAAGTGGTCGAGTGCTATCGCATGGCCGGCGACACCGACTACATGTTGCGCATCGTAGTGGCTGATATCGCGGGTTACGACGCCGTCTATAAACAGTTGATCAGCATCCCCGGTATCAGCGACGTAAGCTCCAGCTTCGCCATGGAACAGATCAAATTCACCACCGGCCTGCCGCTGCAATACGCCTCGTTTGGCGGATGA